A window from Chaetodon trifascialis isolate fChaTrf1 chromosome 5, fChaTrf1.hap1, whole genome shotgun sequence encodes these proteins:
- the stx3b gene encoding syntaxin 3b isoform X3: MKDRLEQLKATCDQDDDEVEIAVDNAAFMDEFFCQIEDIRNSIDKIDENVAEVKKLYSVILSAPTSDQKTQDDLEAITNDIKKMANNARNKLKTIERNLESEEQERVSADMRIRKSQHAVLSRKFVEVMTKYNEAQVDFRERSKGRIQRQLEITGKATTDEELEEMLESGNAAVFTAGIVDSGISKQALSEIEARHKDIVRLESSIKELHDMFVDIAMLVESQGGMIDRIESNMDQSVGFVERAVADTKKAAKFQQEARRKMIIIGVVCAVIVVILLIVILTQTL; encoded by the exons ATGAAGGACCGATTGGAGCAACTTAAAGCG ACATGTGACCAAGATGACGACGAGGTGGAGATCGCCGTGGACAACGCAGCCTTCATGGACGAGTTCTTCTGCCAG attGAGGACATCAGGAACAGCATTGATAAGATTGATGAGAATGTGGCTGAAGTCAAAAAGCTTTACTCGGTCATCCTGTCCGCTCCCACATCAGATCAGA AAACACAGGATGACTTGGAGGCAATCACCAATGACATCAAAAAGATGGCCAACAATGCAAGGAACAAACTCAAGA CCATCGAGAGGAATCTGGAGTcagaagagcaggagagggtGTCGGCTGACATGCGGATACGTAAATCACAG catgcagtgcTCTCCAGGAAATTTGTGGAGGTAATGACAAAGTATAATGAAGCCCAAGTGGACTTCAGGGAGAGGAGTAAAGGACGTATTCAGAGACAGCTAGAGATCA CTGGAAAAGCAACAACAGATGAAGAACTGGAGGAGATGTTGGAGAGTGGcaatgctgctgtgttcactgcgggg ATTGTGGACTCTGGGATCTCCAAACAAGCCCTGAGCGAGATCGAAGCCAGACACAAAGACATTGTCCGTCTGGAAAGCAGCATCAAGGAGCTGCATGATATGTTTGTAGACATCGCCATGCTGGTGGAGAGCCAG GGCGGAATGATTGACAGGATTGAGAGCAACATGGACCAATCGGTGGGCTTTGTGGAGCGAGCCGTAGCGGACACTAAGAAAGCGGCAAAGTTTCAGCAAGAGGCTCGACGT AAGATGATCATTATCGGTGTGGTCTGTGCTGTGATTgttgtcatcctcctcatcgtcatccTCACCCAGACACTATAG
- the stx3b gene encoding syntaxin 3b isoform X1, protein MKDRLEQLKATCDQDDDEVEIAVDNAAFMDEFFCQIEDIRNSIDKIDENVAEVKKLYSVILSAPTSDQKTQDDLEAITNDIKKMANNARNKLKTIERNLESEEQERVSADMRIRKSQHAVLSRKFVEVMTKYNEAQVDFRERSKGRIQRQLEITGKATTDEELEEMLESGNAAVFTAGIVDSGISKQALSEIEARHKDIVRLESSIKELHDMFVDIAMLVESQGDIVNNIEQNVSKAEDHVTVAKEQTKKAVRYQTKARKVMSFSQLLHQSARDLFCSFFLLIFLTRYAFATVKHI, encoded by the exons ATGAAGGACCGATTGGAGCAACTTAAAGCG ACATGTGACCAAGATGACGACGAGGTGGAGATCGCCGTGGACAACGCAGCCTTCATGGACGAGTTCTTCTGCCAG attGAGGACATCAGGAACAGCATTGATAAGATTGATGAGAATGTGGCTGAAGTCAAAAAGCTTTACTCGGTCATCCTGTCCGCTCCCACATCAGATCAGA AAACACAGGATGACTTGGAGGCAATCACCAATGACATCAAAAAGATGGCCAACAATGCAAGGAACAAACTCAAGA CCATCGAGAGGAATCTGGAGTcagaagagcaggagagggtGTCGGCTGACATGCGGATACGTAAATCACAG catgcagtgcTCTCCAGGAAATTTGTGGAGGTAATGACAAAGTATAATGAAGCCCAAGTGGACTTCAGGGAGAGGAGTAAAGGACGTATTCAGAGACAGCTAGAGATCA CTGGAAAAGCAACAACAGATGAAGAACTGGAGGAGATGTTGGAGAGTGGcaatgctgctgtgttcactgcgggg ATTGTGGACTCTGGGATCTCCAAACAAGCCCTGAGCGAGATCGAAGCCAGACACAAAGACATTGTCCGTCTGGAAAGCAGCATCAAGGAGCTGCATGATATGTTTGTAGACATCGCCATGCTGGTGGAGAGCCAG ggTGACATAGTAAACAACATAGAGCAGAATGTGTCCAAGGCAGAGGACCACGTAACAGTGGCCAAGGAACAGACCAAAAAAGCTGTAAGGTACCAGACCAAAGCACGCAAGGTAATGTCATTTAGCCAGCTGCTGCACCAGTCTGCTCGTGAcctcttctgttctttttttctgctcattttcttGACACGTTACGCTTTTGccactgtaaaacacatttaa
- the stx3b gene encoding syntaxin 3b isoform X4: MKDRLEQLKATCDQDDDEVEIAVDNAAFMDEFFCQIEDIRNSIDKIDENVAEVKKLYSVILSAPTSDQKTQDDLEAITNDIKKMANNARNKLKTIERNLESEEQERVSADMRIRKSQHAVLSRKFVEVMTKYNEAQVDFRERSKGRIQRQLEITGKATTDEELEEMLESGNAAVFTAGIVDSGISKQALSEIEARHKDIVRLESSIKELHDMFVDIAMLVESQGGMIDRIESNMDQSVGFVERAVADTKKAAKFQQEARRKKMMITLCCAIIGIVGFSYLYSFFS, encoded by the exons ATGAAGGACCGATTGGAGCAACTTAAAGCG ACATGTGACCAAGATGACGACGAGGTGGAGATCGCCGTGGACAACGCAGCCTTCATGGACGAGTTCTTCTGCCAG attGAGGACATCAGGAACAGCATTGATAAGATTGATGAGAATGTGGCTGAAGTCAAAAAGCTTTACTCGGTCATCCTGTCCGCTCCCACATCAGATCAGA AAACACAGGATGACTTGGAGGCAATCACCAATGACATCAAAAAGATGGCCAACAATGCAAGGAACAAACTCAAGA CCATCGAGAGGAATCTGGAGTcagaagagcaggagagggtGTCGGCTGACATGCGGATACGTAAATCACAG catgcagtgcTCTCCAGGAAATTTGTGGAGGTAATGACAAAGTATAATGAAGCCCAAGTGGACTTCAGGGAGAGGAGTAAAGGACGTATTCAGAGACAGCTAGAGATCA CTGGAAAAGCAACAACAGATGAAGAACTGGAGGAGATGTTGGAGAGTGGcaatgctgctgtgttcactgcgggg ATTGTGGACTCTGGGATCTCCAAACAAGCCCTGAGCGAGATCGAAGCCAGACACAAAGACATTGTCCGTCTGGAAAGCAGCATCAAGGAGCTGCATGATATGTTTGTAGACATCGCCATGCTGGTGGAGAGCCAG GGCGGAATGATTGACAGGATTGAGAGCAACATGGACCAATCGGTGGGCTTTGTGGAGCGAGCCGTAGCGGACACTAAGAAAGCGGCAAAGTTTCAGCAAGAGGCTCGACGT
- the stx3b gene encoding syntaxin 3b isoform X5: MKDRLEQLKATCDQDDDEVEIAVDNAAFMDEFFCQIEDIRNSIDKIDENVAEVKKLYSVILSAPTSDQKTQDDLEAITNDIKKMANNARNKLKTIERNLESEEQERVSADMRIRKSQHAVLSRKFVEVMTKYNEAQVDFRERSKGRIQRQLEITGKATTDEELEEMLESGNAAVFTAGIVDSGISKQALSEIEARHKDIVRLESSIKELHDMFVDIAMLVESQGDIVNNIEQNVSKAEDHVTVAKEQTKKAVRYQTKARKKMIIIGVVCAVIVVILLIVILTQTL; this comes from the exons ATGAAGGACCGATTGGAGCAACTTAAAGCG ACATGTGACCAAGATGACGACGAGGTGGAGATCGCCGTGGACAACGCAGCCTTCATGGACGAGTTCTTCTGCCAG attGAGGACATCAGGAACAGCATTGATAAGATTGATGAGAATGTGGCTGAAGTCAAAAAGCTTTACTCGGTCATCCTGTCCGCTCCCACATCAGATCAGA AAACACAGGATGACTTGGAGGCAATCACCAATGACATCAAAAAGATGGCCAACAATGCAAGGAACAAACTCAAGA CCATCGAGAGGAATCTGGAGTcagaagagcaggagagggtGTCGGCTGACATGCGGATACGTAAATCACAG catgcagtgcTCTCCAGGAAATTTGTGGAGGTAATGACAAAGTATAATGAAGCCCAAGTGGACTTCAGGGAGAGGAGTAAAGGACGTATTCAGAGACAGCTAGAGATCA CTGGAAAAGCAACAACAGATGAAGAACTGGAGGAGATGTTGGAGAGTGGcaatgctgctgtgttcactgcgggg ATTGTGGACTCTGGGATCTCCAAACAAGCCCTGAGCGAGATCGAAGCCAGACACAAAGACATTGTCCGTCTGGAAAGCAGCATCAAGGAGCTGCATGATATGTTTGTAGACATCGCCATGCTGGTGGAGAGCCAG ggTGACATAGTAAACAACATAGAGCAGAATGTGTCCAAGGCAGAGGACCACGTAACAGTGGCCAAGGAACAGACCAAAAAAGCTGTAAGGTACCAGACCAAAGCACGCAAG AAGATGATCATTATCGGTGTGGTCTGTGCTGTGATTgttgtcatcctcctcatcgtcatccTCACCCAGACACTATAG
- the stx3b gene encoding syntaxin 3b isoform X2, whose translation MKDRLEQLKATCDQDDDEVEIAVDNAAFMDEFFCQIEDIRNSIDKIDENVAEVKKLYSVILSAPTSDQKTQDDLEAITNDIKKMANNARNKLKTIERNLESEEQERVSADMRIRKSQHAVLSRKFVEVMTKYNEAQVDFRERSKGRIQRQLEITGKATTDEELEEMLESGNAAVFTAGIVDSGISKQALSEIEARHKDIVRLESSIKELHDMFVDIAMLVESQGDIVNNIEQNVSKAEDHVTVAKEQTKKAVRYQTKARKKVVIIVVVVLVLLALLALIIGLSVGLKQS comes from the exons ATGAAGGACCGATTGGAGCAACTTAAAGCG ACATGTGACCAAGATGACGACGAGGTGGAGATCGCCGTGGACAACGCAGCCTTCATGGACGAGTTCTTCTGCCAG attGAGGACATCAGGAACAGCATTGATAAGATTGATGAGAATGTGGCTGAAGTCAAAAAGCTTTACTCGGTCATCCTGTCCGCTCCCACATCAGATCAGA AAACACAGGATGACTTGGAGGCAATCACCAATGACATCAAAAAGATGGCCAACAATGCAAGGAACAAACTCAAGA CCATCGAGAGGAATCTGGAGTcagaagagcaggagagggtGTCGGCTGACATGCGGATACGTAAATCACAG catgcagtgcTCTCCAGGAAATTTGTGGAGGTAATGACAAAGTATAATGAAGCCCAAGTGGACTTCAGGGAGAGGAGTAAAGGACGTATTCAGAGACAGCTAGAGATCA CTGGAAAAGCAACAACAGATGAAGAACTGGAGGAGATGTTGGAGAGTGGcaatgctgctgtgttcactgcgggg ATTGTGGACTCTGGGATCTCCAAACAAGCCCTGAGCGAGATCGAAGCCAGACACAAAGACATTGTCCGTCTGGAAAGCAGCATCAAGGAGCTGCATGATATGTTTGTAGACATCGCCATGCTGGTGGAGAGCCAG ggTGACATAGTAAACAACATAGAGCAGAATGTGTCCAAGGCAGAGGACCACGTAACAGTGGCCAAGGAACAGACCAAAAAAGCTGTAAGGTACCAGACCAAAGCACGCAAG AAAGTGGTGATAATAGTGGTGGTTGTGCTGGTCTTGCTGGCCTTACTAGCTCTCATAATCGGGTTGTCAGTGGGATTGAAGCAAAGCTGA
- the stx3b gene encoding syntaxin 3b isoform X6, giving the protein MKDRLEQLKATCDQDDDEVEIAVDNAAFMDEFFCQIEDIRNSIDKIDENVAEVKKLYSVILSAPTSDQKTQDDLEAITNDIKKMANNARNKLKTIERNLESEEQERVSADMRIRKSQHAVLSRKFVEVMTKYNEAQVDFRERSKGRIQRQLEITGKATTDEELEEMLESGNAAVFTAGIVDSGISKQALSEIEARHKDIVRLESSIKELHDMFVDIAMLVESQGDIVNNIEQNVSKAEDHVTVAKEQTKKAVRYQTKARKKKMMITLCCAIIGIVGFSYLYSFFS; this is encoded by the exons ATGAAGGACCGATTGGAGCAACTTAAAGCG ACATGTGACCAAGATGACGACGAGGTGGAGATCGCCGTGGACAACGCAGCCTTCATGGACGAGTTCTTCTGCCAG attGAGGACATCAGGAACAGCATTGATAAGATTGATGAGAATGTGGCTGAAGTCAAAAAGCTTTACTCGGTCATCCTGTCCGCTCCCACATCAGATCAGA AAACACAGGATGACTTGGAGGCAATCACCAATGACATCAAAAAGATGGCCAACAATGCAAGGAACAAACTCAAGA CCATCGAGAGGAATCTGGAGTcagaagagcaggagagggtGTCGGCTGACATGCGGATACGTAAATCACAG catgcagtgcTCTCCAGGAAATTTGTGGAGGTAATGACAAAGTATAATGAAGCCCAAGTGGACTTCAGGGAGAGGAGTAAAGGACGTATTCAGAGACAGCTAGAGATCA CTGGAAAAGCAACAACAGATGAAGAACTGGAGGAGATGTTGGAGAGTGGcaatgctgctgtgttcactgcgggg ATTGTGGACTCTGGGATCTCCAAACAAGCCCTGAGCGAGATCGAAGCCAGACACAAAGACATTGTCCGTCTGGAAAGCAGCATCAAGGAGCTGCATGATATGTTTGTAGACATCGCCATGCTGGTGGAGAGCCAG ggTGACATAGTAAACAACATAGAGCAGAATGTGTCCAAGGCAGAGGACCACGTAACAGTGGCCAAGGAACAGACCAAAAAAGCTGTAAGGTACCAGACCAAAGCACGCAAG